The nucleotide window GCACGTAAGTTGTTCAGCACTTGCTCATTGATCAAGTGATGTGTTGGGAACTCACCCGTTTTAGTAATTGGCGTATGCATAGTGATCACGTCCGATTGCTCAAGCAGTGTCTCTAATTCAGTAAACTCACGAGTATCACCCTCTTGTTGTTTTAGAGGATCGTTCAGCAGAACTTTGATACCAATACCTTCAAGGCACTTCGCTAAGTAGCTACCTACCTGACCACAACCGATAATACCGACCGTTTTATCGAATACAGAGAAGCCTTGTTGCTGCGCAAGTACCATCATTGCGCTGAAGGCATACTCAGCGACACCCACCTTGTTACAGCCAGGCGCTGCAGTAAAGAAAATGCCACGCTCTTTCATCAATACTTGGTCGACATGGTCCATACCTGCCGTCGCAGTGCCGACAAACTTTAGCTTATTGGCTTTGCTAATCAATGACTCATTCACCTTGGTGACAGAGCGAATCATCAATGCGTCTACGTCAACTAGGTCGTCAGCCGTTAATGTGCGACCAGACTTCATTGTCACTTCCCCTAGCTGGCTAAATAGCGCTTCAGCATAAGGCATATTTTCGTCGATTAAGATTTTCATTTGGCGAGTACTTTAGTTGGGGTCTATCGACCTAAATGTGAATTGAAATGATTGTGCAAAATTCCACACTCGGTGTCGAGTAGCAAATGGAATACATTATATATAAAGGGCTACGTTGGCATTTATCACACCATATCCCAAAACCGAATCAACACTGAAGATTGTGTAGCCCAGAAACGAAAAATGCCCGATTGAATAAACAATCGGGCAAACATCCAGAACAAAAGGATCCTATCTCGCTCTCCAGGAGACAGAGTCTTGCGTCTGTTCAACCAGTACTAACCAAAGTCACTACTGGTCAAGCTCTGGAAACCTTTTAATTTCTAAACCCAGATTTAAAAAGTCATGTTCAAAAAAACACGTATAAAACCTACATTTAAAAAGCTTTGTTCTGTTGGTCATAGTTAGTGGGCAACCTATGCGTTTTGAGTCTGCACTCACGTCACCCATTAACGATTAACCTTTATTAATTTAACCTTAGCTTCAATTAGCCTTGGTATTTTTTGATTACTAGCGTTGCGTTCGTACCGCCGAAACCAAAGCTGTTAGACATAACCGTTGTTAGCTCTTGTTCACGAGCTTCCGTTACGATGTCTAGGCCTGCGCCCGCTTCGTCTAGGTTTGCAACGTTAATGCTTGGTGCGATGAAGCCGTTATCAAGCATTAGCGTTGAGTAAATTGCTTCGTGTACACCAGCCGCACCTAGAGCGTGACCTGTCATCGCTTTAGTTGCTGAGATTGCTGGGCTGTTTCCGCCAAAGACTTCTTGGATTGCGCCAAGTTCTTTAACGTCACCAACAGGAGTTGAAGTACCGTGAGTGTTCACGTAGTCAACGCCATCAACGTTTTGCATTGCCATCTTCATACAACGAACCGCGCCTTCACCAGAAGGAGCAACCATGTCGTAACCATCTGAAGTTGCGCCGTAACCCACGATCTCGCCGTAGATTTTTGCGCCACGAGCAACAGCGTGCTCAAGCTCTTCAATAACTAGCATGCCGCCGCCACCAGAGATAACGAAACCGTCACGGTCAGCATCGTAGGTACGAGAAGCCAATTCTGGAGTGTCGTTGTACTTAGTAGAAAGTGCGCCCATTGCGTCGAACATCATAGTCAGAGACCAATCCAGTTCTTCACCGCCACCAGCGAATACAACGTCTTGTTTACCCAGTTGGATAAGCTCCATTGCGTGACCAATACAGTGTGCAGATGTCGCACATGCAGAACTCATAGAGTAGTTCACGCCACGGATTTTGAATGGTGTAGCAAGACAAGCAGAAACCGTAGAAGCCATTGTACGTGGAACCATGTATGGACCAACGCGCTTAACGCCTTTTTCACGGATGATGTCTACAGCGTTAACTTGGTTTAGAGATGAAGCACCACCTGAACCCGCAACGATACCTGTGCGGTCATTAGATACTTGATCTTCAGTTAAGCCAGAGTCAGCAATTGCTTGCTCCATTGAAAGATAAGCGAATGCCGCTGCATCACCCATAAAGCGCATTTTTTTGCGATCGATATGGTCAGCAGGGTTCATTTTTAGGTTACCCCAAACTTGAGAGCGCAAGCCATTTTCCTTGAACTGCTCTGAAGCGGTAATACCAGATTTACCCTCTTTCAGTGATGCTAAAACTTCTTCGACGTTGTTACCGATACTTGAAACAATACCCATACCGGTGATTACGACTCGTTTCATGTGACATTCCTATAATTCTAAATTCAGCTAGATGATAACTAAGAAGCCTAACAAAAGTGGTCAGCTTTCCTAGAAATTCGTACAATCCCTACCAACATATCGCTTCAAATCACAAAATGATAGATTTTATGACTTCAATTACTAATGCAGAACTGGAATGGAATGAGTCTGGCACGCCAGTTTCAGACCAATTTGACGACGTTTACTTCTCTAATGTTAACGGTTTAGAAGAAACTCGCTACGTCTTTTTAAAACAAAACCACCTTCCAGAGCGTTGGCTTGAACATCAACAACGCCGTTTTGTGATAGCTGAAACCGGTTTTGGTACAGGTTTGAACTTTCTCGCAGTCTGGCAATGGTTCGATGCTTTTATTGAAGATAACCCACAAGCGATGACCAAAGAGTTACATTTCATCAGTTTTGAAAAATATCCTCTCAATAAAGAGGATCTCATCAAAGCGCACCATTCGTGGCCAGAATTAGCGGAGTATGCGACACAACTCCAAGAACACTACCCTATCGCCCTGCCTGAATGTCACCGCATTGTGCTCGGTGATGGTGCGATCACGCTTGATTTGTGGTTTGGTGATATTAAAGATTGTATGCCAAACGTGCCGACCCCGCATGAAGGTTTGGTCGATGCGTGGTTCTTAGACGGTTTTGCGCCAAGTAAGAACCCAGAGATGTGGAATCAAAACCTATTCAACGGCATGGCCAAACTGGCAAAACAAGATTGTAGCTGCGCCACTTTCACCGCCGCGGGTTTTGTTCGCCGTGGTTTAATCGAAGCTGGCTTTGCGATGAAAAAAGTCAAAGGCTTTGGTACTAAGCGAGAAATGATTGCAGGCCGACTTGGAGAAAAGCACGCTCACACCAATATCAAACCTTGGTATGGCCTCGCTCAACACAATGATTCACAAGACATAGCTATTATTGGTGGTGGTGTAGCCAGTGCTGCACTTGCAAAAACCTTAAGCCGTCGTGGTAAAAACATCACCCTTTATTGTGAACACCAACAAGCTGCGGGTAATGCCTCGGGAAACAACCAAGGTGCGATTTACCCGTTATTGAGTGAAGCGACATCGAACGTGTCTCGCGTGTTTGGCCCAGGGTTACTGTTTGCTCGTCAATTTATTAATCAAGCAGCTCAGTCTGTTCAATTTGATCACAGCTGGTGTGGCGTGAACATCTTGATGTGGGATCAAGGCTCCACCAAGAAACTCAACCGCATGTTGGAAGGCAACTTCCACACCGACCTGATTCAGCGTTTATCGCCAGACCAAGCCAACGAAAAAATTGGCTTACCGGTCGATAAAGAGAGTGTTTACTTTCCTCTGGGTGGTTGGCTAAGCCCTCTCCAACTGACTCAGGGTTTGATTGGTAAGTTGGAAGAGAGCAACCAAGTAAGCGCACACTATCAACATAAAGTAACGCAACTTGAGTGGCTCGAAGCTGAACAACAATGGTTACTGACGATTGAGACACCTCAAGGCGAGATTCAAACCAAGCACGATCAAGTAGTTATTGCTAACGGGCACAAATTTACTCAGTTTGAACAAACTCAGCCAGTACCACTAACGCCAGTTAAAGGCCAAGTAAGCCACATTCCAACCACAGAAAATCTCAGCCAGTTAAAAACCGTGTTGTGTTTTGATGGCTACCTAACGCCACAAAATCCAAATAACGGCCACCACTGCATTGGTGCCAACTACGACAAGACCAATATCGACCAAGAATTTGATATTGAGGTTCAACAACATAATGGCAAGCGCCTGCATGGGTCACTACCAGACCAAGCATGGACAAAAGATGTCGATACCAGTGGCAACTTAGCGCGCCAAGGTATCCGCAGCGTGAGTCGAGATCACCTACCATTCGTCGGTAATGTTGGCGATTTTGAATCCATCAAAGAGCAATATCAGAATCTGCACAACTTTAATCCGCAGCGTGATGCTATCGACGATATCGAACCTGTTACCAGCTATCCGAACTTGTTCTGCTTTATTGGTTTAGGTTCGCGTGGTTTGAGCTCGACCCCTCTTTTAGCTGAAGTTTTAGCCTCACAAATTTGTGGCGATCCTCTACCTCTTCCGGTTGATGTGCTCGAAGCCATTCATCCAAGTCGAATGTGGATTAGAAGATTACGCAAAGGCAAAGCGTTAACAGAAGGTTGGATCTCAACAAAACAAACCAGTGCGGAATAGTCGATTCTAGACTAGGTCTAAATATTCAAATAAGTATTAGGCCGACCCAAACAAAAAGCCCGAGCATCTCTCAATGCTCGGGCTCTGTTTTTCTAATCTTGTCTACGTCGTTGCTTCTTATTCTAGAGCAGTTCGTTACTTTGCAGCTATTCGCTTTACTTTCCGCTTTTACAGCTTAGCAATCGCGTCTTTAATTTGAGCGGCAATCTCTTCGTTGCTAATTGAACCCGACTCAAAATCAAAGTTATCGTAGAAGCTTGGTACTGAAAGTGACGCTTTAACGTTACCGCCAAAAAATGGTGCTGAACCTGTTGCTGCGCCAAGTACTGTCTGTGCGCCACCCGGGCCCGGTGAGGTTGCTAAGTAAACCGCAGGCTTCTCACCAAATACTGAACGCTCAATGCGTGTCGTCCAGTCAAATAAGTTTTTGTACGCTGCTGGGTAATGACCGTTGTGTTCAGCAAACGAGATAACGAATGCATCGGCTTCAGTTAGGTCACGTAAAAATGCTTGAGCGCCTTCCGCTTGGCCAATCTCTTTTTCAGTGTCTTCACTGAACATAGGCACGTTGTAATCGGTGATGTTTAGGACTTTTACTTCAGCACCTTCAATCAAGTTTGCTGCGTAAGTTGCTAGTGCTTTATTGATAGAGGTAGAGCTTGTGCTTGCGCCAAATGCGATAACTTTCATGATGTGACCTTTTCTATAGTTCCGTTAAGTGGGATTAGAATAACGTAGTCAGGAAATGGAACCATCATAAGAAATGAACAGACTCATTCAAAAATTTCGAATGAGTCTCAAATTATTGGTTCGCTCAAAAATGAGGAGGAAGAGTAATGAGCGAATTACGGTAGACGAATAATGCTAGACGAATAAAATTAAGCTTGGTTTTGCAGCTCAACCCAAAGGTCATTAACGATAGTGCGATCGGCTGGCGTCAATTCAGAACGCGCGTCTTCTAGGCTCTTCTCAATACGCAATTTAACTTCTGCTACGTCTTCAATGCCGTCTTCTTCACATGAAGCCACTGAAAGAGAAATATGACCACGTAAGTAACCACCAGCAAACAGTTCATCGTCTGATGCGTTTTCAATGCGAGCATCAATTACTTCAAGTAGTTTTTCTTCAAATTCGATAATCATAATATTCTCTTATTTCACAATAAATTGGCTAGTACATAAAGGTGCAACATCATAGAAACTGCGTAATGCTTCAGAGAGCATTTTCACGCGAGGCGGAAGGCCAGCTTCAAAGGTACCCATGACTTCGCTGTGTACTTTATTCATAAAGGCCAAACGATCTGGCTCAAAATCGCCGTGTAGATTGTCACAGCTGACATTAAAAGGAAAGCCTGCACTGGTCGCAATGATCCATTCATACGCTTGTGGGCGAATTTCTACTTTTTCAAACTCAGCTTGAACCGACTCAGTTCGGCCATCAGGCTCATACCAGTAACCAAAATCTTCCAATAAACGACGTTCCGGACCAGCCACACACCAGTGTGCTATCTCGTGAAGTGCTGACGCGTAAAAGCCGCGAGCAAATACGATACGGTGATGAGAAACCTCCT belongs to Vibrio splendidus and includes:
- a CDS encoding 4-phosphoerythronate dehydrogenase, with translation MKILIDENMPYAEALFSQLGEVTMKSGRTLTADDLVDVDALMIRSVTKVNESLISKANKLKFVGTATAGMDHVDQVLMKERGIFFTAAPGCNKVGVAEYAFSAMMVLAQQQGFSVFDKTVGIIGCGQVGSYLAKCLEGIGIKVLLNDPLKQQEGDTREFTELETLLEQSDVITMHTPITKTGEFPTHHLINEQVLNNLRADQILINAARGPVVDNQALKARLQKADGFTAVLDVFEFEPEVDFELLPLLAFATPHVAGYGLEGKARGTTMIFNSYCEFLGTEQRAYASDLLPTAPVPQMKLDRAWDEATLHNLTQLIYDVRKDDALFRRNISTPGSFDKMRKEYWDRREYSAVELTGDESCNLTPLSKLGFMVKPTL
- the fabB gene encoding beta-ketoacyl-ACP synthase I — encoded protein: MKRVVITGMGIVSSIGNNVEEVLASLKEGKSGITASEQFKENGLRSQVWGNLKMNPADHIDRKKMRFMGDAAAFAYLSMEQAIADSGLTEDQVSNDRTGIVAGSGGASSLNQVNAVDIIREKGVKRVGPYMVPRTMASTVSACLATPFKIRGVNYSMSSACATSAHCIGHAMELIQLGKQDVVFAGGGEELDWSLTMMFDAMGALSTKYNDTPELASRTYDADRDGFVISGGGGMLVIEELEHAVARGAKIYGEIVGYGATSDGYDMVAPSGEGAVRCMKMAMQNVDGVDYVNTHGTSTPVGDVKELGAIQEVFGGNSPAISATKAMTGHALGAAGVHEAIYSTLMLDNGFIAPSINVANLDEAGAGLDIVTEAREQELTTVMSNSFGFGGTNATLVIKKYQG
- the mnmC gene encoding bifunctional tRNA (5-methylaminomethyl-2-thiouridine)(34)-methyltransferase MnmD/FAD-dependent 5-carboxymethylaminomethyl-2-thiouridine(34) oxidoreductase MnmC; protein product: MVSFPRNSYNPYQHIASNHKMIDFMTSITNAELEWNESGTPVSDQFDDVYFSNVNGLEETRYVFLKQNHLPERWLEHQQRRFVIAETGFGTGLNFLAVWQWFDAFIEDNPQAMTKELHFISFEKYPLNKEDLIKAHHSWPELAEYATQLQEHYPIALPECHRIVLGDGAITLDLWFGDIKDCMPNVPTPHEGLVDAWFLDGFAPSKNPEMWNQNLFNGMAKLAKQDCSCATFTAAGFVRRGLIEAGFAMKKVKGFGTKREMIAGRLGEKHAHTNIKPWYGLAQHNDSQDIAIIGGGVASAALAKTLSRRGKNITLYCEHQQAAGNASGNNQGAIYPLLSEATSNVSRVFGPGLLFARQFINQAAQSVQFDHSWCGVNILMWDQGSTKKLNRMLEGNFHTDLIQRLSPDQANEKIGLPVDKESVYFPLGGWLSPLQLTQGLIGKLEESNQVSAHYQHKVTQLEWLEAEQQWLLTIETPQGEIQTKHDQVVIANGHKFTQFEQTQPVPLTPVKGQVSHIPTTENLSQLKTVLCFDGYLTPQNPNNGHHCIGANYDKTNIDQEFDIEVQQHNGKRLHGSLPDQAWTKDVDTSGNLARQGIRSVSRDHLPFVGNVGDFESIKEQYQNLHNFNPQRDAIDDIEPVTSYPNLFCFIGLGSRGLSSTPLLAEVLASQICGDPLPLPVDVLEAIHPSRMWIRRLRKGKALTEGWISTKQTSAE
- a CDS encoding NADPH-dependent FMN reductase, whose protein sequence is MKVIAFGASTSSTSINKALATYAANLIEGAEVKVLNITDYNVPMFSEDTEKEIGQAEGAQAFLRDLTEADAFVISFAEHNGHYPAAYKNLFDWTTRIERSVFGEKPAVYLATSPGPGGAQTVLGAATGSAPFFGGNVKASLSVPSFYDNFDFESGSISNEEIAAQIKDAIAKL
- a CDS encoding YfcL family protein, whose amino-acid sequence is MIIEFEEKLLEVIDARIENASDDELFAGGYLRGHISLSVASCEEDGIEDVAEVKLRIEKSLEDARSELTPADRTIVNDLWVELQNQA
- a CDS encoding elongation factor P hydroxylase, with protein sequence MTHQYSDIIDIFNQTFFKSFNTKLELGADEPIYLPADEEVSHHRIVFARGFYASALHEIAHWCVAGPERRLLEDFGYWYEPDGRTESVQAEFEKVEIRPQAYEWIIATSAGFPFNVSCDNLHGDFEPDRLAFMNKVHSEVMGTFEAGLPPRVKMLSEALRSFYDVAPLCTSQFIVK